One Paenibacillus crassostreae DNA segment encodes these proteins:
- a CDS encoding flagellar brake protein, protein MYPKVTEIFYIHIDSDDNKDGTVVYKSRLSDIDEESFLIEMPMNESNGKLKKLYFGDELSVEYITEGGIKNYFNTYVLGFKEDVIRMVRIHKPHLDDISKIQRRTYFRVNANLEIAIKKENNMRFITHTEDVSGGGISFFSEAKYSLKEGDILSCWLLIPYKNGSVEHVPFIAEIVRVKNGDQNRNIAMLKFTDIFHSERQKLIRYCFERQIEFRNR, encoded by the coding sequence TTGTATCCAAAGGTAACTGAAATTTTTTATATTCACATAGACTCTGATGACAATAAAGATGGTACAGTTGTGTACAAATCAAGACTTTCAGATATTGATGAAGAGTCCTTCTTGATCGAGATGCCTATGAATGAATCGAATGGAAAATTAAAAAAATTATATTTCGGTGATGAATTATCCGTTGAATACATAACGGAAGGTGGGATTAAAAATTATTTCAATACGTATGTATTGGGTTTCAAGGAAGATGTTATTCGAATGGTTCGAATTCACAAACCGCATCTTGATGATATTTCGAAAATACAACGTCGAACCTATTTTCGTGTGAATGCGAATCTTGAGATTGCTATTAAGAAAGAAAACAATATGCGATTCATTACGCATACAGAAGATGTGAGTGGTGGTGGGATATCATTCTTTTCAGAAGCGAAATATAGTCTTAAAGAAGGAGATATATTATCTTGTTGGTTATTGATTCCTTATAAGAATGGTTCGGTTGAGCATGTTCCTTTTATAGCGGAAATAGTCAGAGTTAAGAATGGTGATCAGAATCGGAATATCGCCATGTTGAAATTTACGGACATTTTTCATTCGGAACGGCAAAAGTTAATACGGTATTGTTTTGAGCGACAAATAGAGTTTCGTAACCGTTAA
- the der gene encoding ribosome biogenesis GTPase Der has translation MARPVVAIVGRPNVGKSTIFNRLIGDRLAIVEDKPGITRDRIYGISDWNGKSFSVIDTGGIEIDGEDMMLKSIRMQAELAIEEADVIVFMCDAKTGITLADEEVAQLLFRSGKPVVLAINKVDNIKKVEDTYEFYSLGFGDPIGISGSHGTGIGDLLDAIVNNLPDLIEEEYDEDVIKVALIGRPNVGKSSLVNAILGEERVIVSDVPGTTRDAIDTPFERDGQRYVIIDTAGMRKRGKVYENTEKYSVMRAMRAIERADVVLVVVNIEEGIIEQDKHIAGYAYEAGKASIFVVNKWDVVEKDDKTMKNFETKIKDHFLFMTYAPIVFLSAKTKQRLQKLLPVVKHVAQQHALRVQTHILNDVVSDAVASNAPPTDKGRRLRINYATQVATKPPTFVVFANDPELMHFSYERYLENKIRAAFDFEGTPIRIFTRRKSDES, from the coding sequence ATGGCAAGACCTGTAGTTGCGATCGTGGGTAGACCAAATGTAGGGAAATCAACGATATTTAATAGGTTAATTGGTGATCGGTTGGCTATAGTTGAAGATAAACCAGGTATTACACGTGACCGAATATATGGCATTTCAGATTGGAATGGTAAAAGTTTCAGTGTCATTGACACGGGTGGGATTGAAATCGACGGAGAAGACATGATGTTGAAATCGATCCGGATGCAAGCTGAGCTTGCTATTGAAGAAGCCGACGTTATCGTGTTTATGTGTGACGCTAAGACGGGAATAACGTTAGCGGATGAGGAAGTTGCTCAACTGTTGTTCCGTTCTGGAAAGCCTGTCGTACTAGCTATCAATAAAGTGGATAACATCAAAAAGGTCGAAGATACATACGAATTCTATAGTCTTGGATTCGGTGATCCAATTGGTATATCGGGAAGTCATGGAACAGGGATTGGTGATCTTCTTGATGCAATTGTCAATAATCTACCTGATCTAATTGAAGAAGAATATGATGAGGACGTCATTAAGGTAGCCTTAATTGGACGACCAAACGTAGGGAAATCATCGCTTGTTAACGCTATACTAGGTGAAGAACGTGTAATCGTGAGCGATGTCCCAGGTACGACTCGCGATGCAATTGATACTCCTTTTGAACGTGATGGGCAACGCTATGTCATTATCGATACAGCGGGTATGCGTAAACGTGGAAAAGTATATGAGAATACTGAAAAATATAGTGTAATGCGAGCTATGAGAGCCATTGAAAGAGCAGATGTGGTACTTGTGGTAGTTAACATTGAAGAAGGCATAATCGAACAAGATAAGCACATTGCTGGTTATGCTTATGAGGCAGGAAAAGCTTCAATCTTCGTCGTAAATAAATGGGATGTGGTCGAAAAAGACGATAAAACCATGAAAAATTTCGAGACTAAAATCAAAGATCACTTCTTGTTTATGACCTATGCTCCAATTGTATTTCTATCAGCTAAGACGAAACAACGTCTGCAAAAATTATTGCCAGTTGTGAAGCATGTTGCCCAACAACACGCATTACGCGTACAAACACATATCTTGAATGATGTAGTTTCTGATGCGGTAGCTTCCAATGCACCACCAACAGATAAAGGGCGTAGATTACGCATTAACTATGCGACTCAAGTGGCAACGAAACCACCAACGTTTGTTGTGTTCGCGAATGATCCTGAGTTGATGCATTTCTCTTATGAGCGTTATTTAGAGAATAAAATTCGCGCTGCATTTGATTTTGAAGGGACGCCGATACGGATATTCACCCGGCGTAAGTCCGATGAAAGCTAG
- a CDS encoding NAD(P)H-dependent glycerol-3-phosphate dehydrogenase, with product MSNKVSVLVAGSWGTALASVLAMNHNNVVLWSRNFEQVKEINEFHTNSKYLPGITLASNITATTSMKAAVENSSAVILVAPSSAMREVTSELKNYWNKDMLCVHATKGFETESLKRMSTVIAEELDCSEGDIVVLSGPSHAEEVIRRCPTTVVVASLNKSAVERAQELFMNSYFRVYTNRDMIGVELAGALKNIIALGAGMSDGLGFGDNAKAALMTRGLAEISRIGVELGANPLTFSGLAGIGDLVVTATSQHSRNWRAGSLIGKGNKLDDVLESMGMVVEGIRTTAAAHSLSIQHGVQMPITDQIYNVLFKEMDARVAVETLMGRDPKTEMENIRLETWEQWHT from the coding sequence TTGTCTAACAAAGTTTCCGTACTAGTTGCAGGAAGTTGGGGAACAGCACTTGCCAGCGTTCTAGCTATGAATCATAATAATGTCGTCCTATGGAGTCGTAATTTTGAACAAGTGAAAGAGATAAATGAGTTCCATACGAACAGCAAATACTTACCTGGAATTACCTTGGCCTCTAATATAACGGCTACAACCAGCATGAAAGCTGCTGTAGAAAACTCTAGCGCTGTTATTTTGGTTGCACCATCCTCTGCAATGAGAGAGGTCACAAGTGAACTGAAGAATTATTGGAACAAGGACATGCTTTGTGTTCATGCAACTAAGGGATTCGAGACAGAGAGTCTAAAGAGGATGTCCACCGTTATTGCTGAAGAACTTGACTGCAGTGAAGGAGACATCGTTGTCTTATCAGGTCCAAGTCATGCTGAGGAAGTTATTCGTCGTTGTCCTACTACGGTTGTTGTTGCATCGCTAAACAAATCAGCGGTTGAAAGAGCGCAAGAATTATTTATGAATTCTTATTTCCGTGTGTACACCAATCGCGATATGATTGGGGTTGAGTTAGCGGGAGCACTTAAGAATATTATTGCCCTTGGTGCAGGAATGTCTGATGGACTAGGGTTTGGAGATAATGCGAAGGCAGCATTAATGACTAGAGGTCTAGCAGAAATATCTAGAATTGGTGTTGAACTTGGCGCGAACCCACTCACCTTCTCAGGACTAGCGGGTATCGGTGATTTGGTTGTGACCGCTACGAGTCAGCATAGTCGAAATTGGCGTGCTGGATCATTGATCGGTAAAGGGAATAAACTGGACGACGTTCTAGAATCTATGGGGATGGTTGTGGAAGGTATTCGTACTACAGCGGCAGCTCATAGTCTTTCGATTCAACATGGAGTCCAAATGCCTATAACAGATCAGATTTATAATGTACTATTCAAAGAGATGGACGCAAGAGTGGCTGTTGAAACATTAATGGGTCGTGATCCGAAGACAGAAATGGAAAACATTCGCTTGGAGACTTGGGAGCAGTGGCATACTTAA
- a CDS encoding DUF2768 family protein: MDAMTKMWVSLIAILIMGCSVFLITFARSKTKGIIRGILSVLAFVFMLVGFLGGLVSLI, translated from the coding sequence ATGGATGCAATGACAAAAATGTGGGTATCCCTCATCGCCATATTAATAATGGGTTGTTCTGTATTTCTTATAACATTTGCTCGGAGTAAAACAAAAGGGATCATTCGAGGAATATTGTCAGTTCTTGCCTTTGTTTTTATGCTTGTTGGATTCCTTGGCGGGTTAGTGTCTTTAATTTAA
- the spoIVA gene encoding stage IV sporulation protein A, with protein sequence MEKVDIFKDIAERTGGDIYLGVVGAVRTGKSTFIKRFMETIVLPNIANESDRVRAIDELPQSAAGKTIMTTEPKFVPNNAVQINVAEGLDVNIRLVDCVGYAVEGAKGYEDENGPRMISTPWFEEPIPFQEAAEIGTRKVIQEHSTLGVVVTTDGSIAEISRSSYVEAEERVIAELKEVGKPFVLVINSTRPRSEEVLQLRSELAVKYDIPVISLSAATMTEEDVTGVLREVLYEFPVHEVNVNLPSWVMVLNDKHWLRNNYENSVRDTVKDIRRLRDVDRVVTQFMDYEFIDRAALSGMNMGQGVAEIDLFAPDEMYDQILMEVVGVEIRGKDHLLQLMQEFSHAKREYDRFAEALEMVKTTGYGIAAPSLAEMTLDEPELIRQGSRFGVRLKATAPSIHMIRVDVESEFSPIIGTEKQSEELVRYLIQDFENDPIKIWDSDIFGRSLHSIVREGIQGKIAMMPDNARYKLQETLGRIINEGSGGLIAIIL encoded by the coding sequence TTGGAAAAGGTAGATATTTTTAAGGATATTGCTGAGCGAACAGGTGGCGATATATATTTAGGTGTCGTCGGTGCTGTTCGTACAGGAAAATCAACTTTTATCAAACGATTTATGGAAACCATTGTGCTACCGAACATCGCGAATGAATCAGATCGCGTTCGGGCCATTGACGAACTTCCGCAGAGTGCAGCTGGCAAAACAATCATGACTACCGAACCTAAGTTTGTCCCAAACAATGCAGTTCAGATTAATGTAGCCGAGGGCTTAGATGTGAATATTCGGCTAGTGGATTGTGTTGGGTACGCTGTGGAAGGTGCCAAGGGTTATGAAGATGAGAATGGTCCAAGAATGATCTCTACTCCATGGTTTGAGGAACCGATTCCGTTCCAAGAAGCTGCAGAGATCGGTACAAGAAAGGTCATTCAAGAACACTCAACATTGGGTGTAGTGGTCACGACAGATGGCTCCATTGCTGAGATATCTCGAAGTTCATATGTTGAAGCAGAAGAACGTGTCATTGCAGAGTTGAAAGAAGTAGGCAAGCCATTTGTGTTGGTCATTAACTCAACACGCCCACGAAGTGAAGAAGTACTTCAATTACGCAGTGAATTAGCGGTGAAATATGATATTCCAGTTATATCTTTAAGTGCCGCGACAATGACTGAAGAAGACGTAACGGGTGTCTTACGTGAGGTGTTATATGAATTTCCAGTGCATGAAGTGAATGTGAATCTTCCTAGCTGGGTTATGGTCTTAAATGATAAGCATTGGCTGCGTAATAATTACGAGAATTCTGTCCGTGATACGGTAAAAGATATTCGCCGCTTACGGGATGTGGACCGTGTCGTAACTCAGTTTATGGATTATGAATTTATTGACCGTGCAGCTCTTAGTGGGATGAATATGGGTCAAGGTGTTGCTGAGATTGATCTATTCGCTCCTGATGAAATGTACGATCAGATATTAATGGAAGTCGTTGGGGTCGAAATTCGTGGTAAGGATCATTTACTCCAATTGATGCAGGAATTCTCACATGCCAAGAGGGAATATGATCGTTTCGCAGAAGCTTTGGAAATGGTCAAGACGACTGGATATGGCATTGCAGCCCCTTCGCTTGCGGAGATGACTTTAGATGAACCAGAATTGATTCGTCAAGGATCTCGATTCGGTGTTCGGTTAAAGGCGACTGCCCCATCGATTCATATGATTCGAGTAGATGTGGAATCGGAGTTCTCACCTATCATTGGAACTGAGAAACAGAGTGAAGAACTTGTGCGTTATCTGATCCAGGATTTCGAGAACGATCCGATAAAGATATGGGATTCAGACATCTTTGGTCGTTCATTACACTCTATAGTGCGTGAAGGAATCCAAGGGAAAATTGCTATGATGCCTGATAATGCTAGATATAAGCTTCAAGAAACATTGGGAAGAATCATTAATGAAGGATCAGGCGGATTAATTGCTATTATCTTATAA
- the plsY gene encoding glycerol-3-phosphate 1-O-acyltransferase PlsY: MLIQIITLTICYLLGSISFSVLLAKMLKGIDIRQYGSGNAGATNTLRVLGKGPAIVVLLLDVLKGIVAVWIGKWLGGDEAWIPALCGIAAIMGHNWPIYFNFRGGKGVATTIGVMATLSFLPALLAGIIAIISIVLTRYVSLGSLILVLLTPVFLLILGGYPQPVFWTSIIIAIFVFWRHRSNIVKIVQHRENKIGSGGSGKGGKHVV, encoded by the coding sequence TTGTTGATACAAATAATCACACTCACAATTTGTTATTTATTGGGTTCTATCAGTTTTAGTGTTTTATTGGCAAAGATGCTCAAGGGGATCGATATACGTCAATATGGTAGTGGAAACGCTGGAGCTACAAATACTTTGCGTGTATTAGGGAAAGGACCAGCAATAGTTGTTCTTTTACTTGACGTACTTAAAGGAATCGTAGCAGTTTGGATTGGTAAATGGCTAGGCGGAGATGAAGCGTGGATTCCGGCATTATGCGGGATTGCTGCAATTATGGGCCATAACTGGCCCATTTACTTCAATTTCCGTGGAGGTAAAGGAGTTGCGACAACGATTGGTGTGATGGCCACATTAAGTTTTTTACCTGCACTCTTGGCTGGAATTATTGCTATTATATCGATTGTATTAACAAGATATGTATCCCTCGGGTCGTTAATACTCGTGTTACTCACACCCGTATTTTTATTAATTCTAGGTGGATACCCACAACCAGTATTCTGGACCAGCATCATCATTGCCATATTTGTCTTCTGGCGACATAGAAGTAATATAGTGAAAATTGTACAGCATCGCGAGAATAAAATTGGTTCAGGGGGATCTGGCAAAGGAGGAAAACATGTTGTCTAA
- the ypeB gene encoding germination protein YpeB translates to MYKRLSAVLFPVMTVLLIGAMVWGYQENQEKNSILIKAENQYQRAFHDLSYHVDRLHGEIGNTLAVNSASRSMHRKGLVNVWRMTSEAQNEINQLPLALLPFNKTEEFLSKISKFSYQTSIRDLDKEPLSEQEFNTLKVLYKNSAQISKELQAVQDKVIKNRIRWMDVEATIANEDQMEDNSVIDGFKLVDKTVGEYPDLDWGPSVASINDKRSVKKLDGVPVTEEDIRRKSIKFADLGSNVEVQITENGKGTEWASYTAQTKSSKGKAATISMDFTKKGGLLISYSDNRKVGNKKVDMEQARDKVNKFLVNKGYHEMTPIMYDEYGNMGTFTYVRKQDGVLIYPEKMTVRVGLDNGEVTGFQASEFVYEQQNNRKIPPAKLNLEEARKMLNQEFTENYNRKSLIEDEYSKEVLCYEFGGKVNGTNYRVFINAEDGSEVSVEEIRTPVK, encoded by the coding sequence ATGTATAAGCGATTAAGCGCTGTATTGTTTCCAGTCATGACGGTGTTGTTAATAGGTGCTATGGTATGGGGTTATCAAGAAAATCAAGAGAAAAATTCAATTCTGATCAAAGCGGAAAATCAATATCAACGAGCATTTCACGATTTGTCTTATCATGTTGATCGACTACATGGAGAAATTGGGAATACGTTAGCAGTTAATTCAGCTTCGAGGTCTATGCATCGAAAAGGGTTGGTTAATGTATGGCGAATGACTAGTGAAGCTCAGAATGAAATCAATCAACTACCCCTCGCATTGTTACCTTTTAACAAAACGGAAGAGTTTTTATCAAAAATCTCTAAATTCTCATATCAAACATCGATCCGGGATTTAGATAAGGAACCTTTAAGTGAACAGGAATTCAATACTTTAAAGGTGCTATATAAGAATTCAGCTCAAATATCTAAGGAATTACAGGCAGTACAAGATAAAGTAATCAAGAATAGGATACGTTGGATGGATGTAGAAGCAACGATTGCCAATGAAGATCAGATGGAAGATAACAGTGTCATTGACGGATTTAAATTAGTGGATAAAACGGTAGGTGAATATCCCGATTTGGATTGGGGACCATCCGTTGCTTCAATAAATGACAAACGCTCTGTGAAAAAATTAGATGGGGTTCCGGTGACGGAAGAAGATATTCGGCGAAAATCCATCAAATTTGCTGATCTCGGGTCAAACGTTGAGGTGCAAATTACGGAAAATGGGAAGGGTACGGAATGGGCTTCTTATACAGCTCAAACAAAGAGTAGTAAGGGTAAGGCTGCTACAATTTCTATGGATTTCACTAAAAAGGGCGGCTTGCTAATTTCGTATTCTGATAATCGTAAAGTTGGGAACAAAAAAGTAGATATGGAGCAAGCCAGGGATAAAGTAAATAAATTTCTAGTTAATAAGGGTTATCATGAAATGACACCTATTATGTATGATGAGTATGGAAATATGGGTACATTCACATACGTGCGTAAGCAGGATGGGGTGCTCATTTACCCCGAGAAGATGACTGTTCGAGTGGGGCTTGATAATGGTGAAGTAACAGGGTTCCAAGCCAGTGAATTCGTGTATGAGCAGCAGAATAACCGTAAAATACCTCCAGCAAAGCTTAACCTTGAAGAAGCGAGAAAGATGTTAAATCAAGAATTCACAGAGAATTACAATCGTAAGTCCTTAATCGAAGATGAATATTCAAAGGAAGTTTTATGTTATGAGTTTGGTGGAAAAGTGAATGGAACAAATTATAGAGTATTTATTAATGCTGAAGATGGTTCAGAAGTAAGTGTTGAAGAAATAAGAACTCCTGTAAAATAA
- the cmk gene encoding (d)CMP kinase → MVRQVTDMNNRINIAIDGPAGAGKSTVARLVANQLSYIYVDTGAMYRAVTWFLTKHGVGPEVPDQVLEHVQHMLIELTPDHGGQRVWVNGEDVTSYIRTPQVNGLVSRYAQIEGLRTHLVQLQRQMALRKGVVMDGRDIGTTVLPDAEVKIFMTATVKERALRRFNEMNDAERTSLEQLEKDISMRDTLDEQREISPLRRAEDAILLDTTEMNIHQVVEKIVSLCRSQMDGERLR, encoded by the coding sequence TTGGTTAGGCAGGTGACAGATATGAACAACAGAATCAATATTGCAATTGATGGTCCAGCAGGTGCAGGGAAGAGTACTGTTGCACGCTTAGTGGCAAATCAATTGTCGTACATATATGTTGACACGGGTGCCATGTATCGAGCTGTAACCTGGTTTTTGACGAAACATGGAGTAGGACCAGAAGTGCCAGATCAGGTACTTGAACATGTGCAACATATGCTCATTGAATTAACGCCAGATCATGGTGGACAACGTGTATGGGTTAATGGAGAAGATGTCACATCTTATATTCGTACACCACAAGTTAATGGATTAGTATCCCGATATGCGCAAATCGAGGGGCTGCGAACTCATTTAGTGCAACTTCAGCGGCAAATGGCTTTGCGTAAAGGCGTCGTAATGGATGGACGTGATATCGGAACTACAGTACTTCCAGATGCTGAGGTCAAAATTTTTATGACTGCTACTGTGAAAGAACGTGCTCTACGTCGCTTCAATGAAATGAATGATGCAGAACGAACGTCACTTGAACAACTTGAGAAGGATATTTCAATGCGTGATACTTTGGATGAACAGAGGGAAATATCTCCTTTACGTCGTGCTGAAGACGCCATTCTCCTAGATACAACCGAGATGAATATTCATCAAGTTGTGGAAAAGATTGTTTCACTTTGCAGAAGTCAGATGGATGGAGAGAGATTACGATGA
- a CDS encoding lysophospholipid acyltransferase family protein, whose product MIYVFCRGLLRLIFAVLYRLESIGKDNVPDNGGVLLCANHISMMDPITVGIKLKRQVKYMAKAELFEIPVFGPLLHQLGAFPVKRGGFSRDSIRMAIKILQQGEMMGIFPEGTRNSTSGTAKKGAASFALRSKATVIPVAILGEYKLFRKMKVVYGVPVDLSEFMDETASGDQLEAVTEVIMSRIHEMQKTGQPTTH is encoded by the coding sequence ATGATCTATGTCTTTTGCAGAGGATTATTGCGATTGATATTTGCAGTTCTATATCGTTTAGAATCGATTGGCAAAGATAACGTCCCTGATAATGGTGGCGTACTGTTGTGTGCAAATCATATCAGTATGATGGATCCAATCACTGTGGGAATTAAATTGAAACGTCAGGTTAAATATATGGCCAAAGCGGAATTATTTGAAATTCCTGTATTCGGTCCATTGCTTCATCAATTAGGAGCATTCCCTGTGAAACGTGGCGGATTTAGTAGAGATTCAATTCGTATGGCAATCAAAATCTTGCAACAGGGTGAAATGATGGGGATCTTCCCGGAAGGTACCCGCAATTCAACATCAGGAACAGCTAAGAAAGGGGCCGCAAGTTTTGCGCTCCGTAGCAAAGCAACAGTTATCCCTGTGGCGATCTTAGGGGAATACAAGTTATTTCGAAAAATGAAGGTTGTATACGGAGTACCTGTAGATTTATCAGAGTTTATGGATGAGACTGCCTCAGGTGATCAGCTAGAGGCTGTAACGGAAGTGATTATGTCACGTATTCATGAAATGCAAAAAACAGGTCAACCCACAACACATTAG
- the mtrB gene encoding trp RNA-binding attenuation protein MtrB encodes METNNDDFIVVKAKENGVQVIGLTRGQDTKFHHTEKLDKGEVLIAQFTSHTSAVKIRGKAEVLTKHGKVESES; translated from the coding sequence GTGGAAACAAATAATGATGATTTTATAGTTGTCAAAGCAAAAGAGAATGGTGTTCAGGTCATCGGACTTACACGAGGACAGGATACAAAGTTCCATCACACTGAGAAATTGGATAAAGGTGAAGTGCTTATTGCTCAGTTCACAAGCCATACCTCAGCTGTAAAGATCCGTGGGAAAGCTGAAGTGTTAACAAAGCATGGTAAAGTTGAGAGCGAGAGTTAA
- a CDS encoding stage VI sporulation protein F — MSNNIPKDALNAINKKNGKQISENAVKKLASTVKPSTMQSEVQLRQLIKQVSAMANVPVSESTIKDIVSAVKKSGMDPQSMESLMKMMIKK, encoded by the coding sequence TTGAGTAACAATATACCCAAAGATGCGCTGAATGCGATTAATAAAAAAAATGGAAAACAAATTTCTGAGAATGCAGTTAAGAAACTCGCCAGCACGGTAAAACCGTCGACAATGCAGAGTGAGGTACAACTACGTCAATTAATCAAGCAAGTGTCTGCCATGGCGAATGTGCCCGTCAGTGAAAGTACAATAAAAGATATTGTGAGTGCAGTCAAAAAAAGTGGTATGGATCCCCAAAGTATGGAATCATTGATGAAAATGATGATAAAGAAATAG
- a CDS encoding HU family DNA-binding protein produces MNKSELISQVAETSELSKKDATKAVDAVFEAISVALQNGDKVQLVGFGNFEVRERSARKGRNPQTGEEIEIAASKIPAFKPGKALKDGIK; encoded by the coding sequence ATGAATAAATCGGAATTGATTTCCCAAGTAGCTGAAACATCGGAATTATCGAAGAAGGATGCTACAAAAGCAGTAGATGCTGTATTCGAAGCGATTTCCGTAGCGCTACAAAATGGCGACAAAGTGCAACTTGTAGGATTCGGGAACTTTGAAGTGCGTGAACGTTCTGCACGTAAAGGACGTAATCCACAAACAGGTGAAGAAATCGAAATCGCTGCGAGCAAAATCCCTGCATTCAAACCAGGTAAAGCGCTTAAAGACGGAATTAAATAA
- a CDS encoding 2Fe-2S iron-sulfur cluster-binding protein — MEPSLQLIGRTITKTVEPKVGDSILQHAIQHGVDWQHLCTRGTCARCRCLIEAGSEYLEDPTEAEYRRLDPEEFEEGYRLGCQSIVKQVGEIKARNKTYF; from the coding sequence ATGGAACCATCATTACAACTCATTGGAAGAACTATAACGAAAACGGTGGAACCGAAGGTTGGAGATTCTATTCTTCAACATGCGATTCAACATGGTGTTGATTGGCAGCATCTTTGTACTCGTGGGACTTGCGCTCGCTGTAGATGTTTGATCGAAGCGGGTTCAGAATATTTGGAGGATCCAACCGAAGCAGAATATCGTCGTCTTGATCCGGAAGAGTTCGAAGAAGGTTACCGGTTAGGATGTCAGTCCATAGTGAAGCAAGTTGGAGAGATAAAGGCGCGTAATAAAACTTATTTTTAA
- a CDS encoding heptaprenyl diphosphate synthase component 1, which translates to MKSYRIPQLASSYIEYDMIEQNTKLPNFPDARVHLLYIFLNVGGRISWVNTELYAMVTSLIQMGLDTHESIDTEQGSQSEGLMRSRQLKVLAGDYYSSRFYQLLSDQGQVEVITLLSRSICDLNKMKMSHYINIQNQELNSEHYLQQKVQLNMQLFLSFAPMIEDSLHVIWEKLLHDFSLCETITNEIEHNLTARPYISTEQLMVILRDAVERIQLLSEGLNGDITSSNIGQVLEPFQKLLNCTRTMAREG; encoded by the coding sequence ATGAAATCTTACCGCATTCCCCAACTCGCAAGTAGCTATATCGAGTATGACATGATAGAACAAAATACGAAATTGCCTAATTTCCCGGATGCCCGTGTCCATTTATTATATATTTTTTTGAATGTGGGTGGCCGTATATCATGGGTTAACACAGAGCTTTATGCTATGGTGACATCCCTGATCCAGATGGGGCTTGATACACATGAGAGTATCGATACAGAGCAAGGCAGTCAATCAGAGGGTCTCATGCGTTCACGTCAATTGAAAGTATTGGCAGGTGATTATTATAGTAGTCGTTTCTATCAGCTACTGTCTGATCAAGGCCAAGTTGAGGTCATAACATTATTAAGTAGATCAATTTGTGATTTGAATAAAATGAAAATGAGTCATTACATCAATATACAAAATCAAGAACTGAATTCAGAACATTATCTGCAGCAAAAGGTACAGCTGAATATGCAGCTGTTTCTTTCTTTTGCACCCATGATTGAAGATTCGTTGCATGTGATATGGGAAAAGTTATTACATGATTTCAGTCTGTGTGAGACGATCACCAATGAAATCGAACATAACTTAACTGCTAGGCCGTATATCTCAACTGAACAATTGATGGTCATACTGCGTGATGCGGTAGAACGGATCCAATTATTAAGTGAGGGTCTTAATGGGGATATTACCTCCTCTAATATTGGACAAGTATTAGAACCAT
- a CDS encoding 2Fe-2S iron-sulfur cluster-binding protein, whose amino-acid sequence MDHVITFQPAGKIIKVRQGTNVLNAARKAGVYIPTRCEGKANCLMCKIKISEQYESALSSISDVEKRKLGASINEGIRLSCQTIILDDVEVTIPEDPLKAAIRKQLEAARNQEHDELW is encoded by the coding sequence ATGGATCATGTTATAACATTTCAACCCGCAGGGAAAATCATTAAGGTGAGACAAGGAACTAATGTTCTAAATGCTGCTCGTAAAGCAGGCGTATATATTCCAACGCGTTGTGAAGGGAAAGCAAACTGTTTAATGTGTAAAATAAAGATTAGTGAACAATATGAATCAGCACTCTCATCTATTAGCGATGTTGAAAAACGCAAATTAGGAGCTTCTATAAACGAAGGGATACGTCTATCCTGTCAGACTATTATTCTAGATGATGTCGAGGTTACTATTCCAGAAGATCCTCTAAAGGCGGCTATTCGAAAACAACTAGAGGCTGCGAGAAATCAGGAACATGATGAGTTATGGTGA